In Amycolatopsis sp. FBCC-B4732, the genomic stretch GGGTGCAGGTACGCGCCCGCCGCCGACAGCCGCCGTCCTTTCCGGACGTTGCGGTCGAACGCGGCGAAACCCTCCTGCCGGTAGCCGTTGACGTCGTCGGTGCGCGGGTAGCCCGCCTGCTCGGCGGCGTCGAAGAAGGCCTGGAACAACGGGTTCGACGCCGGCCCGCGCTCCAGCTCCAGCGGACCGTCGTGGCCGCGCCACTTCCCGTCCGGTGCGTCCGCCAGGCAGTTTTCCATGCGGTTGAAGTAGGGCAGGCAGTGCGCGTAGTCCCAAGTGGACATCCCCGGGTCGCCGCCCCAGCGCTCGTAGTCCATCGGGTTGCCGCGCTGGAAGATCATCCCGTTGATGCTGGACGACCCGCCGAGCACCTTGCCGCGCGCGTGGTAGATGCGGCGGCGGTTCATGTGCGGCTCGGGCTCGCTGCGGTAGCCCCAGTCGTAGAACTTCGACCCGATCGGAAACGTCAGCGCGGCCGGCATGTGGATGAAGACGTCCCACTTGTAGTCCGACCGGCCCGCTTCCAGGACGAGGACCTTGTTCGCCGGGTCGGCCGAGAGCCGGTTCGCCAGCGCGCAGCCCGCCGAGCCACCGCCGACGATGACGAAGTCGTAGGTATCGGAACTCATGCGTCCTCCTCAGCCGGGCAAGGTGTCCGGGGCGTTGTCGGGCATGTGCTCGGGGCTCGTGTGCGACGAACCCCAGGTGCGGCGCCGGACGTAGAGCATGATCGCACCGATGACCACGATCAGCCCGGTGACGATCACCGCGCCCCACTGGAAGTACCAGTGGTCGTCGCCGTAGACCTCGGCGCGCGGCCAGATCAGGTTCACCGTCATCCCGGCGCCGTAGAGCACCGCGACCAGGTTCACCAGCGTGCCCCAGCGGCCCAGCTTGAAGTACGGGCCGTGCCCGGGACGCGGCCACTGCCCGCGCAGGCGGCGCAGCAGCATCGGGCCGGTGACCATCAGGTAGGGGATGTAGAACAGGATGATCGCCGTCGAGGTCAGGATGAAGAACGCCCGCTGGTTGCCGAGGTTGATCAGCAGCACGACGACGGTGAGGCCGCCGGTGAGCAGCGCCGGCAGCACCGGCGTCTTCGACCGCGGCGACACCTTCGCCATCGCCTTGCTGAACGGCAGCCGGCCGTCGCGGGCCATCGCCCACGCCATCCGGATCGCCGCGGTCTGCACGGCGAGGCAGCACACCGTGATCGCGATCGCCGAGCAGATCAGGAAGGCGTTGCCCAGCCCGGTGCCGAGCGTGCTCTTCAGCAGGTACGGCATGCCGGACGTGCTGAGCTCCTCGGCGTTGATGTCGCCCACGGCCATCATCCCGACCAGCATCACCAGGCCGCCGACGATGAACGACGCCGTGATCGCCCGCAGGATCGCGCGCGGCGCGTGTTTGCGTGGCTGGGTGGTCTCTTCGGCGAGCGAGCCCGCGGTGTCGAAGCCGTAGAAGACGTACGCGCTCATCAGCGACGCCACCAGGAACGCCCCGAG encodes the following:
- a CDS encoding amino acid permease → MTTQEKPDAAPDDSSDLEKFGYRQELERSLGSFSSFAAGFSYISIMTGVFQLFFFGFGAGGPAFIWTWPLVFLGQLAVALCFAELAGQFPLAGSVYQWAKQIAKPATSWLAGWIMIIGAIVTAGAVAVAYQIILPQVSTVFQIVGSDSDAGLTSTPGGAQNAIILALVLVVFATIVNVIGVKLMAKINNFGVAVELSAVILLIIALAIHIKRGPQVVFETHATGDGHSLGYLGAFLVASLMSAYVFYGFDTAGSLAEETTQPRKHAPRAILRAITASFIVGGLVMLVGMMAVGDINAEELSTSGMPYLLKSTLGTGLGNAFLICSAIAITVCCLAVQTAAIRMAWAMARDGRLPFSKAMAKVSPRSKTPVLPALLTGGLTVVVLLINLGNQRAFFILTSTAIILFYIPYLMVTGPMLLRRLRGQWPRPGHGPYFKLGRWGTLVNLVAVLYGAGMTVNLIWPRAEVYGDDHWYFQWGAVIVTGLIVVIGAIMLYVRRRTWGSSHTSPEHMPDNAPDTLPG